The window TTTTGTATGTTTGTTTTAAGTGTGGTAAGAAAAATTTTAGTGAGATTGtggtatatatagaaaattttaagttcagtggcaaaattgtaatgttTTGAAAATCCAGGGGTAAATTCATAATTTCTtcagggggtggcgataaaatgaaaaggatgacgATATTTAAGGATCGGgtaatttatttatgtaatcTACAGATCAGCTATTAAACACTCAATATATAATGGTTAGTTTAAATCACTGGTTGACCTCAACAAACAAAACATAGTTGCAATAATAAGAGGTAGATTCTTTGTTCTCTTTTTGACTccctttaatattttataaagcaGTAACAAGCCGTAACTTTgtgattaaatatatatttagagcTGTCTAAACGAGTGTTCGAATCAGTTTCAGGGGGAGAAAAATTAGTTTGACTGAAATTCTGGTCGGTTCCAAATCAATTAGTGTTGTCATTTGGATCACTTCCGATTCATTTCGAGTCATGTTCAGTTTTGATGTTATTAAGTTACAAAATCGGTTGTGTAATTTGTTTAGGGTAGATTGAGTAGACATCGgttatgaattatttattttcaccACAAAAAGTGATGAAACATCGACTGAAGGCACCGACCGACAACAAAATAGTCGGAATTTTCAAACTAACTTACTGACTACCAAAAGTCAGTCGGAAATTCCGACTACCTACTAGACAAAAAATGGTAGGAAGTTTCGACTGAATACCGATCGTTGCTCTAGTCAGTATTTACCAACCGCATGTTTTGGTCGATATTTAGTCGGAAAATGTGGAGTAGGATGATTAGTCGGTGTTCAATCGGTGGATAGTCGGAAAGATACATTTACAATTTTCCAACAACCGTCTTTTTCCACCTCTTTTCCTCTATAAATACCCTCAACTTTAACTAAACGCACTTCACTCACTCTCTCAAAACTTTCTTCTCTCtgttataaacaatttaattttttttacaacaaTATCATACAAGTTTTCCACACAACATGAAGGCATGTTATTTCTATAAATGTCataattgtattatttattatttcaaatatactttatgttatatttattatttatttaattaaaaaaattataagaaggTTTTTGGTGCAGCTGTTTATTCTTGATATAAGTGCCTACTAGAAGTAGTAGATTTTCTCTTAATTATATCACTACTAAAAAACACGGAGCTTTTAGACGGAAAAACTATGGTTTTTTTCGACGGTTTTAACCGTCAAAAACTATATTTTCGACGCTTGACGAAGCATCTAAAAAACTACAGTTACAAATTTTAGACGCTTTTTTCTCGATTCTTTTTCCAGTGGATGTTATATCTATTTTCTGACGCTTTTTACTGTGGGGAAAAAGATTTCCCGCCTTACATCCATACCACAATTTCACGTTTTTAGACGCTTTTTTGTGTAGAAATGCTGATTTTTTTAGACCCTTTTTCATGTGGATAGTGCTTAATATTTTAGGCGCTTTTATATgtctaaatgaaaataaaacctTTTAAAGCCCTTGATATCTAGATATATGCTTTTGACATTTACAAGCGTtgaaaatgtatttattttccattctacattaaattcatcaAAGATACATAATTACTAACGAATATCATACTAAATCAATCATATCCACAAAAGTATTAGCATTTGATATTCATATACGCACATACATTCGCTGATGTAGCTTTGACCTTAAGTTGTAGCTTGGTCAAAAAAGTCCAAACAACATAGGTGCCTAATTTGATCAACATTcacatacacatatatttaTCGATGTTTAAGAGagcaaaatttaaaagttaaaagtttgtcaaaagATGATTTGTTGGTTATAACATGAACATCAGCTGCAAAAATCtacaacaaatcaaacaaaatgcacaaactttagccaaaataCATACTACCCATTTGTGATTCAAGGCcaacaattattttcaaatatgaGATTACCTCAATTACCAAACTCCCCATGAATATATAAAACTTTATATAAGTCATTATCATATCTACTTCATCCAACTGTAGtaatatcaaattataataataaagaatgttTAATGCATTCCCAAACCGTTTTAATGATCCTTTGCTTGTAATGATTATCAACACGCTTCCAATTTTGTGCTCCAAGTGGACAAAAGGTTCCATCTTTTGACAATTCAGacagaaaatgaacaagtacAAGTCCCCCCTTCAAATTGGTTGAGTATATTCattaaaatgaacaatgatccttCTTCCTGATGGTAAGCACCAAACATGCTTAGCAACTATAGTCCCCTCTATTATTTCTAATTTGGGAGGCTCATTCTCTGTTGTCTTTGCTCAATCAAAAAAACAGTTAATAATAAATACACAATTTGTATCAAATATGCATATTATGATCATTCAAGTATGTATACCTTCTACTTGGACAACCTCATCAGGATCCACATCTATATTTTCTTTCCAATGAACATTACCCCCTAGCTTCCACACTTGTTTTCTTCTCCCAGGAAGTATTATCTCCATTTCCTTTGAAGGCTCATCTTGCTTTTTGGGATCTTCATTTCCCTTACATGTCTCTTCAACAACATCCTTGCTCTTTAAAGGCTCATCTTGCTCTTTGGGATCATGTTTCTTGGTAACTGTAGGTACCAAGCTAGTAACGAGATCTTGTGCTGGAGTATTAGTTGAGGTATTAAAGGTTCGAGACATAAACCTCTTATTAAGAGGTAAAGCTTTGGGATCATGTTTTTTGGTAACTGTAGGTACCAAGCTAGTAGCGGGATCTTGTGCTGGAGTATTAGTTGAGGTCTTGAAGGTTCGAGACATAAACCTCTTATCAAGTAGTAAAGCTTTGGAATCATATTTCTTGGTAACTGTAGGTACCAAGCTAGTAGCGGTATCTTGTGTTGGAGTATTAGTTGAGGTGTTGAAGGTTCGAGACATAAACCTCTTATCAAGAGGTAAAGCTTTGGGATCATATTTCTTGGTAACTGTAGGTACCAAGCTAGTAGCGGTGATGAAACCTACAGTAACAACGAAAAGATGAGAATGggtcataattataaattaaaattagacaAGGAATTAAATTAAAAGCAAAGTAAAAAGATATAAACaagatcaaataaaaataacatagaaGAGCAACCACTAAGAGAGATCAAATAGATTATCATATCTAAAAAAACACATGAATAGTTGatttcatcaaacttcaaacaagTCCCTAGGCTTAGTTTCAATTACATAATTCCaaccatttttttatttatctttaacATAAAAAACTTGTGTTGCTTGACTAGAAATAATAAACAGCTCATCCGTTAGATATCGGCCCATGTGAATCAACTTTGAGAAGCTCACTCGAGTTCTAGAACCCAATATATTCTATCCCAGTTACTATGTCTACCCAATCACAACGATACACCACGACTTTATAGGATCCAAGGTAGTCAATTTCAAGTATATCTATTAATCATAGTACTTATTTCCATCGGCTTCCACCATGACACCACTATTTTGAGTTTTACGAGTTCTTTCACTAGCAAATGTCTAGAACTTGAAACCATTAATCATATGAACCTTCATTCTTTTAGCATATAGACTTGGACCATAACCAATGCTATCAACAATCTTCCTCGGGATTGGCCTCATCAATATTTGGTACCTACGTAAAATATATTGTTCAAGTGGATGAatcaataaaaagtataaacatTTACATTTAGTTgataaaatttcttaatctataaCCTGCAACTTTAACCAATCTGGAAATTCCTCTAACTTCCATTTAATCACCAAATCATTAGTAACAGTAATTCTGTGATTCCCTTTGCTTCCGAGATAAGAATTCTCTGtgattaaataaaagtaatatatGTGCTACAATAGTTCAAATGGGTTCAATAATATGATAACTAAGTTAAGCACTTACCTTTCAAATGGTTGAAGTAACTCTTGAAATTGTGTTAGCACATAACGATGTATTTGCATCTTGCTCTTATGGTTCAAATTAATCACTTTCACCTCCCCAACTGGTCGACCACAAGCATTGAACAAATAACTAGATCcattttcattatcatcatcgttGCGACGTGGTCGACGCCTTCTAAATATCTAGAGCAAAAGGTAATTGTTACCTCAAGAATATAACCCTCGGCAATAGAACCTTCTGGTTGAGCTCTATTTCTCAAAAATGTTTTGAGATGGGCTACGTAcccataaaaaagaaaacattgttattaataaaagtaataagttCTAAAAAGAGGCAGGAGTGCAATGTCAAATTATGTATACCTTTCAATTCGATACATCCATCAATAATGAACAGGTCCTCTGAGCTTTACCTCCTTGACAAGGTGAATTAACAAATGATCCATGATAGTGAAAAAAGAAGGAAGGAATTCAATCTTTATTCGGCACAAGACATCTATTATCTTGGACTATAAAGCATCAAGATAATTAGGATCGATTTCCTTTGCACAAAGAGACTTAAAAAATGATGATAgatcatcaacaagatcaataACGATGGAGGCTTGAGATGATTTCAATGCTATTGGAAGGATATCTTGCATTAATATGTGGTTGTCATGACTCATAAGATTCATAAGCTTCTTGTTTTTCAAGTTCACACATCTTGAAAGGTTTGAGCCATATCCATCAGGAAATTTAATACTTGCCAAAACATGTAGGAATGACTCTTTACCTACCCCAGTCATACAATATGGGGCGAGTGGCATAATGAATTCATTGTCACTATGAAGCTGTAGCCAAAAATGTGGCTTCACGTTTGTATTTTCAAAAAACATGCGATTAAATTCATCATCTTTACTTTTTCCATCCATGTTCATCAAAGTTCCAAGTAGATTAATGATTTATCCGGCCACTTGAACAAGCACTTAAGGTGAAAAAGGTGCAAGATGAGTGATAGCTTTGAAAAGGAAGTCCAACCTTCATAAAGAGGTTCATTGAAAGCTTTATAAAGCTTGCTAAATTTgacttcttcaaaagaagagttCACATCAGGTTGTTGAGTAGGAAATTCATCAAATTCACATTGAAATTTAGGTTTCTCTATTGTCTCATTAGCTAACCCCTCATCATTATGTTCACTACCAAACTCATGGTCACCTAAAATATTTGACCTAAAAGCATCTTGAAGTAACCCCGATATATCATCTTGACCTAAGTTTTCTGATTCATTGGAAGCTATAAATGAAATCCCTTTTTGATTACACACATTCTCCACAACAGTCATAGGTCCATGAAATATCCAATTCTTGTATTC of the Amaranthus tricolor cultivar Red isolate AtriRed21 chromosome 6, ASM2621246v1, whole genome shotgun sequence genome contains:
- the LOC130815510 gene encoding uncharacterized protein LOC130815510; amino-acid sequence: MFSFLWIFRRRRPRRNDDDNENGSSYLFNACGRPVGEVKVINLNHKSKMQIHRYVLTQFQELLQPFERYQILMRPIPRKIVDSIGYGPSLYAKRMKVSSPLLAWYLQLPRNMIPKLYLLIRGLCLEPSTPQLILQHKIPLLAWYLQLPRNMIPKLYYLIRGLCLEPSRPQLILQHKIPLLAWYLQLPKNMIPKLYLLIRGLCLEPLIPQLILQHKISLLAWYLQLPRNMIPKSKMSL
- the LOC130814881 gene encoding uncharacterized protein LOC130814881, which encodes MSQYIDKSWINKPRNTEAYMKGVSDFMEFAKKGTQNGFIRCPCCKCQIDRKKILPLEEVERHSLFKGFYKEYKNWIFHGPMTVVENVCNQKGISFIASNESENLGQDDISGLLQDAFRSNILGDHEFGSEHNDEGLANETIEKPKFQCEFDEFPTQQPDVNSSFEEVKFSKLYKAFNEPLYEGWTSFSKLSLILHLFHLKCLFKWPDKSLIYLEL